In Sphaeramia orbicularis chromosome 3, fSphaOr1.1, whole genome shotgun sequence, a genomic segment contains:
- the tmod2 gene encoding tropomodulin-2, protein MALSYKKDLDKYKDLDEDEILNKLSAEELKQLETALEEMDPENALLPAGLRQKDQTVKVATGPFDRERLLKYLEKEAMEYKDREDYIPFTGEKKGKVFVPKQKPIETHQEDVTTLDPELEEALSSATDTELCDLAAILGVHTLVTSTQTYAGTGPTEGYNNVIKGEKMNPVFDEPPNPTNVEETLQRIKNNDSSLIEVNLNNIKNIPIPTLKDFAKAMEKNIHVKKFSMAATRSNDPVAVAFSEMLRENKTLRSLNLESNFITGAGVQALVDALRDNETLTEIKIDNQRQQLGTTVEMEIAKMLEENHSIVKFSYHFSQQGPRSRAAAAITKNNDLVRRKRVEGDL, encoded by the exons ATGGCCTTGTCTTACAAGAAGGACCTGGACAAATACAAGGATCTGGACGAAGATGAAATCCTCAACAAACTGTCGGCAGAGGAGCTCAAACAGCTGGAGACGGCTCTGGAGGAGATGGACCCTGAG AATGCCCTTCTTCCAGCGGGCCTGCGTCAGAAGGACCAGACAGTGAAGGTGGCAACGGGGCCATTTGACCGTGAACGCCTCCTCAAATACCTGGAGAAAGAAGCCATGGAGTACAAGGACCGAGAGGATTACATCCCATTCACTGGAGAGAAAAAAG GTAAAGTATTTGTTCCAAAGCAGAAACCAATAGAAACACATCAGGAGGATGTCACAACTCTGGACCCGGAACTAGAAGAAGCCCTGTCCAGTGCAACGGACACCGAACTATGTGATCTGGCAG CCATCCTGGGAGTCCATACCCTGGTCACCAGTACTCAGACATATGCAGGAACTGGACCTACAGAGGGTTACAACA atgTCATCAAAGGGGAGAAGATGAATCCAGTGTTCGATGAACCTCCTAACCCCACCAATGTAGAAGAAACTCTGCAGAGGATCAAAAACAACGACAGCTCTTTAATAGAGGTCAACCTCAACAACATTAag AACATTCCTATTCCCACACTCAAAGACTTTGCCAAAGCCATGGAGAAGAACATCCATGTGAAGAAATTCAGCATGGCAGCAACACGGAGCAACGACCCTGTGGCTGTG GCGTTCAGTGAAATGCTCCGAGAAAACAAGACACTGAGATCCTTGAACCTGGAGTCCAACTTCATCACTGGGGCTGGAGTCCAGGCTCTGGTGGACGCCCTGAGAGACAACGAAACCCTGACAGAGATTAAGATCGACAACCAG AGACAACAGCTGGGAACAACAGTAGAGATGGAGATCGCCAAGATGTTAGAGGAGAACCACAGCATCGTGAAGTTCAGCTACCACTTCAGCCAACAGGGACCAAGgagcagagcagcagcagcaatcaccaagaacaatgacctgg TCCGCAGGAAGCGAGTGGAAGGCGACCTTTAG